The Bradyrhizobium ottawaense genome window below encodes:
- a CDS encoding DUF3616 domain-containing protein: MSAGRGEQLPPKIAPEATAWKPASIFEKDDKDDKFKDQPRMNLSGAACVPTTPKFTSCLIANDEKKYAQFFSIEGNVLVPRKLIRLSDDDKDPDAEGVAYEKGFFYVTGSHGRSRKSDKENLSSYVVFRIAVDPQTGAPKTEPNAKKVEGVEPSPRLREVIEKSNDVGSKFNKPLAEGGVNVEGIAIRNDRIYFGLRGPSLNRQAFVLSVDASALFTKDDDLKPASTPLDLGENTGIRDLAVVNNGILILAGPTRDEDVPYSVWLWDGSSKTAKSLATLDLSTAPKEAKAEILLPLEEDAANIRVLVMFDSAENGGAMSFTIKR; this comes from the coding sequence ATGTCGGCCGGGCGCGGCGAACAATTGCCGCCGAAGATTGCCCCGGAGGCAACCGCCTGGAAGCCCGCCTCGATCTTCGAGAAAGACGACAAGGACGACAAGTTCAAGGATCAGCCACGCATGAATTTGAGCGGAGCGGCGTGCGTGCCCACCACGCCGAAGTTCACGTCATGCCTGATCGCCAATGATGAGAAGAAATACGCACAGTTCTTCTCGATCGAAGGCAACGTCCTCGTTCCGCGGAAGCTCATCCGGCTTTCGGATGACGACAAGGACCCCGATGCCGAAGGCGTCGCGTATGAAAAGGGCTTCTTCTATGTAACCGGCTCGCACGGCCGAAGCCGCAAGAGCGACAAGGAGAATCTGTCGAGCTACGTCGTGTTTCGGATTGCCGTGGATCCGCAAACCGGCGCACCCAAGACCGAACCCAACGCCAAGAAGGTCGAAGGCGTCGAGCCGAGCCCGCGGCTGCGCGAAGTGATTGAAAAGAGTAACGACGTCGGATCGAAGTTCAACAAGCCGCTCGCGGAAGGCGGTGTCAACGTCGAAGGGATTGCAATCAGGAACGACCGCATTTACTTCGGGCTGCGAGGTCCATCGCTGAACCGTCAGGCCTTTGTGCTCAGCGTCGATGCAAGCGCGCTCTTTACCAAGGACGACGATCTCAAACCCGCCTCGACGCCGCTCGATCTCGGGGAGAATACCGGCATCCGCGACCTTGCCGTGGTGAACAACGGCATCTTGATCCTCGCAGGGCCAACGCGTGACGAAGACGTTCCCTATAGCGTCTGGCTGTGGGACGGCAGCAGCAAGACTGCCAAATCCCTGGCGACGCTCGATCTGAGCACAGCCCCAAAAGAGGCGAAAGCGGAAATTCTGCTTCCCCTCGAGGAAGACGCAGCCAACATCCGTGTGCTTGTCATGTTCGACAGCGCCGAAAATGGCGGCGCGATGTCGTTCACAATAAAGCGCTGA
- a CDS encoding SET domain-containing protein, with translation MPAISSQKPYRVGRSKTGLGLFATKPIKKGTRIIRYFGPILDSRIPEQDDIENKYLFELNGRWTIDGSVRKNLARYINHSCRPNAESDVRPRERKVFIRAIRNIEPGDEINYDYGTDYFKAYLKPIGCKCESCEKKRKKLRAEARAEAAKVKARTEAKAKKAGTKSTAKKKKLNGKHFAGKVGRARA, from the coding sequence ATGCCAGCCATCTCCTCGCAAAAACCCTATCGCGTCGGCCGCTCCAAGACCGGGCTCGGCCTCTTCGCCACCAAGCCGATCAAGAAGGGCACCCGGATCATCCGCTATTTCGGACCGATCCTGGATTCGCGGATTCCCGAGCAGGACGACATCGAGAACAAGTACCTGTTCGAGCTCAACGGCCGCTGGACCATCGACGGCTCGGTCCGCAAGAATCTGGCCCGCTACATCAACCATTCCTGCCGGCCCAACGCCGAGTCCGACGTCCGGCCGCGCGAGCGCAAGGTCTTCATCCGCGCCATCAGGAACATCGAGCCGGGTGACGAGATCAACTATGATTACGGCACCGACTATTTCAAAGCCTATCTGAAGCCGATCGGTTGCAAGTGCGAGTCTTGCGAGAAGAAGCGCAAGAAGCTGCGAGCCGAGGCGCGGGCGGAAGCCGCCAAGGTGAAGGCGCGCACGGAAGCCAAGGCCAAGAAGGCGGGCACGAAAAGCACGGCGAAAAAGAAGAAGCTGAACGGCAAGCACTTCGCCGGCAAGGTCGGCCGGGCGAGGGCGTAG
- a CDS encoding fumarate hydratase yields MNAPTAFPDPSKPVPPYKHTPLFPLGKDETPYKKITAEGVRVEKVLGKDMLVVSREALRALSEAAFGDINHYLRPGHLKQLRAILEDGEASPNDKFVALDFLKNANIAAGGVLPMCQDTGTAIIMGKKGCNVVTDGDDEAALSEGARDAYLRRNLRYSQVAPLSMYEEKNTANNMPAQCEIYAEGDDAYKFMFMAKGGGSANKSFLFQATPSVLTKDRLLAFLKEKILTLGTAACPPYHLAIVIGGTSAELCMKTVKLASARYLDALPTHGSPDGNAFRDVEMEKEIHKMTQSLGVGAQFGGKYFCHDVRVIRMPRHGASLPIGLGVSCSADRQVLGKITRDGVYLEELEHNPAQYLPQVEQALGGEVVKIDLNQPMKDILATFSKHPIKTRVSMTGTMIVARDSAHAKLRERLEKGEPLPDYFKNHPVYYAGPAKTPEGYASGAFGPTTAGRMDSFVDQFQAAGGSMVMVAKGNRAPAVREACKKYGGFYLGSIGGAAANLAEHCIKKVEVLEYPELGMEAIWRIEVVDFPAFIIIDDKGNDFFKELNLG; encoded by the coding sequence ATGAACGCTCCGACCGCCTTCCCCGACCCGTCAAAGCCCGTTCCGCCCTACAAGCACACCCCGCTATTCCCGCTGGGCAAGGACGAGACGCCCTACAAGAAGATCACGGCCGAGGGTGTCAGGGTCGAGAAGGTCCTGGGCAAGGACATGCTGGTGGTGTCGCGCGAGGCGCTGCGGGCGCTGTCGGAGGCGGCTTTCGGCGACATCAACCATTATTTGCGCCCCGGCCATCTGAAGCAGCTCCGCGCCATCCTGGAGGACGGCGAGGCCAGCCCGAACGACAAGTTCGTCGCGCTGGACTTTTTGAAGAACGCCAACATCGCCGCCGGCGGCGTGCTGCCGATGTGCCAGGACACCGGCACCGCGATCATCATGGGCAAGAAGGGTTGCAACGTCGTCACCGACGGCGACGACGAGGCGGCGCTGTCGGAAGGTGCGCGCGACGCGTATCTGCGCCGCAATCTGCGCTACTCGCAGGTCGCGCCGCTCTCGATGTACGAGGAGAAGAACACCGCCAACAACATGCCGGCGCAGTGCGAGATCTACGCCGAGGGCGATGACGCCTACAAGTTCATGTTCATGGCGAAGGGCGGCGGCAGCGCCAACAAGAGCTTCCTGTTCCAGGCGACGCCCTCGGTGCTGACCAAGGACCGGCTGCTCGCGTTTCTCAAGGAGAAGATCCTGACGCTGGGCACCGCGGCGTGCCCGCCCTACCACCTCGCGATCGTGATCGGCGGCACTTCGGCCGAGCTCTGCATGAAGACGGTGAAGCTCGCTTCCGCCCGCTATCTCGATGCGCTGCCGACCCACGGCTCGCCCGACGGCAACGCCTTCCGCGACGTCGAGATGGAGAAGGAAATCCACAAGATGACGCAATCGCTCGGCGTCGGCGCGCAGTTCGGCGGCAAGTACTTCTGCCACGACGTCCGCGTGATCCGCATGCCGCGTCATGGCGCATCGCTGCCGATCGGGCTCGGCGTTTCGTGTTCTGCCGACCGCCAGGTGCTCGGCAAGATCACCAGGGACGGCGTCTATCTCGAGGAGCTCGAGCACAACCCGGCGCAATATCTGCCGCAGGTCGAGCAGGCGCTCGGCGGCGAGGTCGTCAAGATCGATCTCAACCAGCCGATGAAGGACATCCTGGCGACGTTCTCCAAGCATCCGATCAAGACCCGCGTCTCGATGACCGGCACCATGATCGTCGCGCGCGATAGCGCCCACGCCAAGCTGCGCGAGCGACTGGAGAAGGGCGAGCCGCTGCCGGACTATTTCAAGAACCACCCGGTCTATTACGCCGGCCCGGCCAAGACACCCGAGGGCTACGCCTCCGGCGCGTTCGGTCCGACCACGGCGGGCCGCATGGATTCCTTCGTCGACCAGTTCCAGGCCGCCGGCGGCTCGATGGTGATGGTAGCCAAGGGCAACCGCGCGCCGGCCGTGCGCGAGGCCTGCAAGAAGTATGGCGGCTTCTATCTCGGCTCGATCGGCGGCGCCGCGGCGAACCTTGCCGAGCACTGCATCAAGAAGGTCGAGGTGCTCGAATATCCCGAGCTCGGCATGGAAGCGATCTGGCGCATCGAAGTCGTCGACTTCCCCGCGTTCATCATCATCGATGACAAGGGCAACGACTTCTTCAAGGAGCTGAACCTGGGCTAG
- a CDS encoding methyltransferase family protein — MIARLLLQNTITTAAMGALLFASAGTLRWPSAWVFLATGTLLGPLCGWWLYRIDPALLAERLRPVLQKDQPAADKLFMSVFVVAMLAWLVLIGVDRRLQSSDMPVALQAFGLALFLASTLSTMWVFRENSFAAPVVKLQAERAQRVISSGPYAHVRHPMYSGMVLFFAGVPLLLGSWWGLVMVPLLVLLFAIRIGIEERTLREGLPGYADYAARVRYRLMPGVW; from the coding sequence ATGATCGCCAGACTGCTGCTGCAGAACACGATCACCACCGCCGCGATGGGCGCGCTGCTGTTCGCCTCCGCAGGGACGCTGCGCTGGCCTTCGGCCTGGGTGTTCCTCGCGACAGGCACCCTGCTCGGCCCGCTCTGCGGCTGGTGGCTCTACCGGATCGATCCGGCGCTGCTGGCCGAGCGGCTGCGGCCGGTGCTGCAGAAGGATCAGCCAGCAGCCGACAAATTGTTCATGAGCGTCTTCGTCGTCGCGATGCTGGCCTGGCTGGTGCTGATCGGCGTCGACCGGCGCCTTCAATCGTCCGACATGCCGGTCGCACTCCAGGCGTTCGGCCTTGCGCTGTTCCTGGCCTCGACACTGTCCACGATGTGGGTGTTCCGCGAAAACTCGTTCGCTGCGCCGGTGGTGAAACTGCAGGCTGAGCGCGCCCAGCGCGTGATCTCGAGCGGTCCCTACGCCCATGTGCGTCATCCCATGTATAGCGGCATGGTCCTGTTCTTCGCCGGCGTGCCGCTGCTGCTGGGCTCGTGGTGGGGACTCGTGATGGTCCCGCTCCTGGTCCTCCTGTTCGCGATCCGAATCGGAATCGAGGAGCGCACCTTGCGCGAGGGCCTGCCGGGCTATGCCGATTATGCGGCGCGGGTGCGCTATCGCCTGATGCCCGGCGTTTGGTGA
- a CDS encoding type II toxin-antitoxin system RelE/ParE family toxin, with protein MELIFDDQAVADLEGIFNWVSQDSPAAARKVTDRLLKSIGQLTSFPFMGHVGHDPQTFEWVVPRLPYVVIYEVDVLRARVVVTAVFHGAQARDS; from the coding sequence ATGGAGCTGATCTTCGATGATCAGGCGGTTGCTGATCTCGAAGGCATCTTCAACTGGGTTTCACAGGATAGTCCGGCCGCTGCCCGGAAGGTGACCGATCGGCTGCTCAAGAGTATCGGGCAGTTGACGTCCTTCCCCTTTATGGGGCACGTCGGGCATGATCCCCAGACATTTGAGTGGGTTGTGCCCCGGCTCCCCTATGTCGTGATCTATGAGGTCGATGTGTTACGCGCACGAGTTGTCGTAACTGCAGTATTTCACGGCGCACAGGCCCGAGATTCTTGA
- a CDS encoding helix-turn-helix transcriptional regulator — MELNEELLSLVAGIYDAALDDSRWSATLRCIVDLAGGQSGGLVRIGADGEAVIAHAVGVEPAYVQSYIETYEPFDPSRSVLHAPVGQIQTIRDWIDVDEFRTTMFYNEWTRPQGLEDAANILLDKSPEGISRLSIMKAGGPVDRRMYQVISHLTPHLQRAMVVRQKLQQQNALETTSMRTLDALRTAILLLDAEARITHANASARDILDEADVLRSVRGRLVTSEPNADRVLRQALAGTVVGDRAMTSASISLHLTARDGAHFVAHLLPLTAGRRQRFAASYDACAVLFVSKAALDTIVAPDLIRKLFRLTPTELRVFLSIVEIGGVPDVARSMGIAESTIKTHLARIFAKTGTKRQADLVRLIAAFTPPIKV, encoded by the coding sequence ATGGAACTGAATGAAGAGCTGCTGTCGCTGGTGGCGGGCATCTACGATGCAGCGCTCGACGATTCCCGATGGTCGGCGACGCTTCGTTGCATCGTCGACCTGGCGGGCGGCCAAAGCGGCGGTCTGGTCCGGATCGGAGCAGACGGCGAGGCCGTGATCGCGCATGCCGTTGGTGTCGAGCCGGCCTATGTTCAGTCCTACATCGAAACCTATGAACCGTTCGATCCGTCGCGCAGCGTGCTCCACGCGCCGGTCGGCCAGATCCAGACCATCAGGGACTGGATCGACGTCGACGAATTCCGCACCACCATGTTCTACAACGAATGGACGCGGCCGCAGGGCCTCGAGGACGCCGCCAATATCCTGCTCGACAAATCGCCTGAGGGAATATCCCGCCTCTCGATCATGAAGGCCGGCGGCCCCGTCGACCGCAGGATGTACCAGGTGATCTCCCACCTCACGCCGCACCTGCAACGGGCCATGGTCGTCAGGCAGAAGCTGCAGCAGCAGAACGCATTGGAGACGACGTCGATGCGCACGCTCGACGCCCTGCGAACCGCCATCCTGCTGCTCGATGCCGAGGCTCGTATCACGCACGCCAATGCCAGCGCGCGCGACATCCTGGACGAGGCCGACGTGCTTCGTTCGGTCCGTGGCCGGCTGGTGACGTCCGAGCCGAATGCCGATCGCGTGCTGCGGCAGGCGCTGGCGGGCACGGTTGTCGGCGACCGCGCGATGACGAGCGCGAGCATCTCGCTGCATCTGACGGCCCGCGACGGCGCGCATTTTGTCGCGCATCTCCTGCCGCTGACCGCCGGGCGCCGGCAAAGGTTCGCAGCGAGCTACGACGCCTGCGCCGTCCTGTTCGTCAGCAAGGCAGCGCTCGATACGATCGTCGCGCCCGACCTCATCCGCAAGCTGTTCAGGCTGACGCCGACCGAGCTGCGCGTCTTCCTGTCCATCGTCGAGATCGGCGGGGTTCCCGACGTGGCCAGGAGCATGGGCATCGCCGAATCCACGATCAAGACCCATCTCGCCCGGATCTTCGCCAAGACCGGAACCAAACGACAGGCGGATCTGGTTCGGCTCATCGCGGCCTTTACACCGCCGATCAAGGTCTGA
- a CDS encoding TetR/AcrR family transcriptional regulator, protein MAKIDTKTDTKSETARRARAPRKTTSTAASRPRRGAASAKSETPYHHGALREALLQAAERVLERDGLAGLTLRAVAREAGVSHAAPTHHFGDLTGLLSELAAVGFRQFNAAMAASCSAATTPLEAALARPKAYVAYAQAHPGMYSIMFRTERLDYSRPSLHEAAEASFAGLANAIGMMRQEQISGDALTLSQGAAIARAWSMVHGFTMLLLDGRLEDILGRLPEGTTAERLMEAMLMAPVATKHPA, encoded by the coding sequence ATGGCCAAGATCGACACCAAGACCGATACCAAGAGCGAAACGGCGCGACGCGCGCGTGCCCCCAGAAAGACGACGTCGACTGCGGCATCGCGCCCAAGGCGCGGTGCGGCGAGCGCGAAGTCCGAGACGCCGTATCACCACGGTGCCTTGCGCGAGGCGTTGCTGCAGGCTGCCGAACGGGTGCTGGAGCGCGACGGACTCGCCGGCCTCACCTTGCGCGCGGTGGCGCGGGAGGCGGGCGTCTCCCATGCCGCACCCACCCACCATTTCGGTGATCTCACCGGCCTGCTCAGCGAGCTCGCGGCCGTCGGCTTCCGCCAGTTCAACGCGGCGATGGCGGCATCCTGCAGTGCCGCCACCACGCCGCTCGAAGCCGCGCTGGCGCGGCCCAAGGCCTACGTCGCCTACGCGCAAGCCCATCCCGGCATGTACAGCATCATGTTCCGTACCGAGCGCCTGGACTATTCCAGGCCCTCGCTGCACGAGGCGGCCGAAGCTTCCTTCGCCGGGCTGGCGAATGCGATCGGCATGATGCGGCAGGAGCAGATCAGCGGTGACGCGCTGACGCTGAGCCAGGGTGCCGCGATCGCACGTGCCTGGTCGATGGTGCATGGCTTCACCATGCTGCTGCTCGACGGACGGCTCGAGGATATCTTGGGACGTCTGCCCGAGGGAACGACGGCCGAGCGGCTAATGGAGGCGATGCTGATGGCGCCGGTGGCCACCAAACACCCCGCATAG
- a CDS encoding helix-turn-helix domain-containing protein, with protein sequence MNAHASTAQADRSQPVHIGDHLREWRQRRRMSQLDLAGEAEISARHLSFVETGRAAPSRDMVLRLAERLDVPLRERNVLLVAAGYAPAFQQRPLEDPALKSARQAIDLVLRAHEPNPALAVDRHWNLVSANRMVAPLLDGIPQRLLGQPFNVLRLAFHPEALAPRTVNLAEWCGHLLERLHRQCEVTADPELIKLYNDLKSYPIPARAGPLSSDNVAIPFKLRHGGEILSFFSTTMVFGTPVDITLSELALETFFPADERTAERLKQIAAAMT encoded by the coding sequence ATGAACGCACATGCATCCACGGCACAGGCCGACCGCAGCCAGCCGGTTCACATCGGCGACCATTTGCGCGAATGGCGGCAGCGCCGCCGCATGAGCCAGCTCGATCTCGCGGGCGAAGCCGAAATCTCGGCGCGTCATCTCAGCTTCGTCGAGACGGGCCGCGCCGCGCCCTCGCGCGACATGGTGCTGCGGCTCGCCGAGCGTCTCGACGTGCCCTTGCGCGAACGCAACGTGCTGCTGGTCGCCGCCGGCTATGCGCCCGCGTTCCAGCAGCGCCCGCTGGAGGATCCCGCCTTGAAATCAGCCCGCCAGGCGATCGATCTCGTGCTGAGGGCGCACGAGCCCAATCCCGCGCTCGCGGTGGACCGGCACTGGAACCTGGTGTCGGCCAACCGCATGGTGGCGCCGCTGCTCGATGGCATTCCGCAGCGGCTGCTTGGCCAGCCCTTCAACGTGCTGCGGCTCGCCTTTCATCCCGAGGCGCTGGCGCCGCGCACGGTCAATCTCGCGGAGTGGTGCGGCCATCTTCTGGAGCGTCTGCACCGGCAATGCGAGGTGACGGCCGATCCTGAGCTGATCAAGCTCTACAACGACCTCAAGAGCTACCCCATCCCGGCGCGCGCGGGGCCGCTGTCGAGCGACAATGTCGCGATCCCGTTCAAGCTGCGCCACGGCGGGGAGATACTAAGTTTCTTCTCCACCACCATGGTGTTCGGCACGCCCGTCGACATCACCCTGTCGGAGCTGGCGCTGGAGACGTTCTTCCCGGCCGACGAGCGCACCGCAGAGCGGCTGAAGCAGATCGCGGCAGCCATGACCTAG
- a CDS encoding DsbA family oxidoreductase, producing MSTLKPLQIDVVSDVVCPWCYIGKHRIESALALVPDVPVKLNFRPFFLNPWVPREGISREAYLTQKFGSVEAYKGIAGRVVTAASEEGLLYKPELVARQPNTTDCHRLILWAEAIGKAPEMKQRLMELYFRDGGDLTDVNVLVQAAADIGLDAEDVRRRLATDEDVARVSADAQEAAEKGISGVPTYVFAQKYAVSGAQDPTLLARAIRQVSEEINAQAAE from the coding sequence ATGAGCACGCTGAAACCGCTCCAGATCGATGTCGTCTCCGATGTGGTGTGCCCCTGGTGCTATATCGGCAAGCACCGGATCGAGAGTGCGCTGGCGCTCGTGCCGGACGTTCCCGTCAAGCTCAATTTCCGCCCGTTCTTCCTCAATCCCTGGGTGCCGCGCGAGGGCATCAGCCGCGAGGCCTATCTCACCCAGAAGTTCGGCTCGGTCGAAGCCTATAAAGGGATCGCGGGGCGCGTCGTTACGGCCGCAAGCGAGGAGGGCCTCCTCTACAAGCCCGAGCTGGTCGCGCGTCAGCCCAACACCACCGACTGCCATCGCCTCATCCTGTGGGCGGAAGCGATCGGCAAGGCGCCCGAGATGAAGCAGCGCCTGATGGAGCTGTATTTCCGCGACGGCGGCGATCTCACCGATGTGAACGTGCTGGTGCAGGCGGCCGCCGATATCGGCCTCGACGCCGAGGACGTGCGCCGGCGCCTTGCCACCGACGAAGACGTCGCGCGCGTCTCGGCCGATGCGCAGGAGGCCGCCGAGAAGGGCATCTCCGGCGTGCCGACCTACGTGTTCGCGCAGAAATACGCCGTCTCCGGTGCGCAGGACCCGACCCTGCTCGCGCGCGCCATCCGCCAGGTCTCGGAGGAGATCAACGCGCAGGCGGCGGAGTAG
- a CDS encoding AraC family transcriptional regulator, with translation MDPFDDVVSAMSVASSLYVRFRFTAPWGVAFDTGYQARLVMIAEGVGWLLSEGEVPLPVAKGDCLIVKEGTRFALADRPDSALVDCVNLFADLPGFSEGTGFTTIPDRTVNYGGNGALMEMVSARLSFDPIAAEPLLALLPDLLHVRLAHGDLDLLETTLGLIGLESRADGLGADLVVERLTDVLFIQTIRAWVAADGTRAGGWLAALRHRSLAKVIRSVHADIARDWTVEEMARVAGVSRSTFAQNFRSVLGETPLSYVTRWRMYRAKTLMRKGAALAEVAVRVGYDSDTALSRAFRRVEGLAPGEWRRTLAAEANRPAL, from the coding sequence GCGCCGTGGGGTGTGGCATTCGATACCGGCTATCAGGCCCGGCTGGTGATGATCGCAGAAGGTGTGGGCTGGTTGCTGTCCGAGGGTGAGGTTCCCCTACCAGTGGCCAAGGGCGATTGTCTCATCGTCAAGGAAGGCACGCGGTTCGCGCTGGCGGATCGGCCCGACAGTGCCCTCGTGGATTGTGTGAACCTGTTTGCGGACCTGCCCGGCTTCTCGGAAGGGACCGGCTTCACCACCATCCCTGACCGCACGGTCAACTATGGCGGTAACGGCGCGCTGATGGAAATGGTATCGGCGCGTCTTTCATTCGATCCGATCGCGGCCGAGCCCTTGCTCGCCTTGTTGCCCGATCTGCTCCACGTTCGCTTGGCGCATGGTGACCTCGATCTGCTCGAGACCACCCTAGGCCTGATTGGCCTGGAAAGCCGCGCAGATGGGCTCGGCGCGGACTTAGTGGTAGAGCGACTGACGGACGTGTTGTTCATTCAAACGATCCGCGCGTGGGTTGCGGCGGACGGGACACGGGCCGGCGGGTGGCTTGCTGCGCTGAGGCACAGATCCTTGGCCAAGGTTATTCGCTCCGTTCATGCGGACATCGCACGCGACTGGACGGTCGAGGAGATGGCTCGTGTCGCAGGCGTCTCGCGCTCCACCTTCGCTCAGAACTTCCGTTCGGTTCTCGGAGAGACGCCGCTGAGCTATGTGACGCGGTGGCGGATGTATCGCGCCAAAACCCTGATGCGGAAGGGCGCGGCCTTGGCGGAAGTGGCGGTCAGGGTCGGGTATGACTCCGATACCGCGCTAAGCCGCGCCTTCCGGCGTGTCGAGGGACTGGCGCCTGGAGAGTGGCGGCGCACCTTGGCTGCGGAGGCGAACAGGCCTGCGTTATGA
- a CDS encoding carotenoid oxygenase family protein: MQHDAVAERRNNIAPIPFEADAPFLKIIGELPRELNGTLYRNGPNPQFDSPGAHWFVGDGMLHAFHLDNGRASYRNRWVRTPKWLAEHDAGRALFGGFGRKLPDAPANLTDGGVANTNIIFHAGKLLALEEAHLPTEIEPGTLATRGYHNYQGRVAGSFTAHPKIDPVTGELVFFGYNAAGPLSPALSYGSIDASGKATRFERFEAPYASMVHDFIVTANHVLFPILPITGSMERAMRGQPPYAWEPDKGAYVGVMKRSGTAKDIVWFRGEACYVFHIMNAWEDENRIIADVMQFEEAPLFPHPDGRPTDPDKSRARHCRWTFDLSGNTDRFQQTYLDDLTGEFPRIDDRRAGLKNRHGWYACANPKLPMFGALSGVVHVDGNGRRLGHYLLPAGDTISEPVFVERSKDATEGDGWLLAVVWRARENRSDLAVFNATDVEAGPVALVQLGHRVPDGFHGNWVGAQ, translated from the coding sequence GTGCAGCACGACGCCGTCGCCGAGCGCCGCAACAACATCGCGCCGATCCCGTTCGAAGCGGACGCGCCATTCCTGAAGATCATCGGCGAATTGCCGCGCGAGCTGAACGGCACGCTCTATCGCAACGGTCCCAATCCGCAGTTCGATTCCCCCGGCGCCCATTGGTTCGTCGGCGACGGCATGCTGCACGCGTTCCACCTCGACAATGGGCGCGCCAGCTATCGCAACCGCTGGGTCCGCACGCCGAAATGGCTCGCCGAGCACGACGCCGGCCGCGCCTTGTTCGGAGGCTTCGGCCGCAAGCTGCCCGATGCCCCTGCTAATCTCACCGACGGCGGCGTCGCCAACACCAATATCATCTTCCATGCCGGCAAGCTGCTGGCGCTGGAAGAGGCACATCTGCCGACCGAGATCGAGCCCGGCACGCTGGCGACGCGCGGCTATCACAACTACCAGGGCCGCGTCGCCGGCAGTTTTACGGCGCATCCGAAGATCGATCCCGTCACCGGCGAGCTCGTGTTCTTCGGCTACAACGCCGCGGGTCCGTTGAGCCCTGCCCTCTCCTACGGCTCGATCGATGCCTCCGGCAAGGCGACCCGCTTCGAGCGGTTCGAGGCGCCCTATGCCAGCATGGTGCACGACTTCATCGTCACCGCGAACCATGTGCTGTTTCCGATCCTGCCGATCACCGGCAGCATGGAGCGCGCGATGCGCGGGCAGCCGCCCTACGCCTGGGAGCCGGACAAGGGCGCCTATGTCGGCGTGATGAAGCGGAGCGGCACCGCAAAGGACATCGTCTGGTTTCGCGGTGAAGCCTGCTACGTCTTCCACATCATGAACGCGTGGGAGGACGAGAACCGCATCATCGCCGACGTCATGCAGTTCGAGGAAGCACCGCTGTTTCCGCATCCCGACGGCCGGCCGACCGATCCGGACAAGTCGCGCGCCCGGCACTGCCGCTGGACCTTCGATCTCTCCGGCAATACCGATCGCTTCCAGCAGACCTATCTCGACGATCTCACCGGCGAATTTCCGCGCATCGACGACCGCCGCGCCGGGCTGAAGAACCGTCACGGCTGGTACGCCTGCGCCAATCCGAAACTGCCGATGTTCGGCGCGCTCTCCGGCGTCGTCCATGTCGACGGCAACGGAAGACGTCTCGGCCATTACCTGCTGCCCGCCGGCGACACCATCTCCGAGCCGGTGTTCGTCGAGCGATCGAAGGATGCGACTGAGGGCGATGGCTGGCTGCTCGCCGTGGTCTGGCGGGCGCGGGAGAACCGCAGCGACCTCGCCGTGTTCAACGCCACCGATGTCGAAGCGGGTCCCGTCGCGCTGGTGCAGCTCGGCCATCGCGTGCCGGATGGTTTTCACGGCAATTGGGTGGGGGCGCAGTAG
- a CDS encoding inner membrane-spanning protein YciB — translation MKDVFARLGSDLFSAIVFLVVYLATDNVILATSVAIAGAIAQVIHARIKGQQLNYMTYASLALVVGLGGITLLTNDPRFMMAKPSIAHFAIGAIMLKRGWMLRYMPPIVVETVPEYVTAAGYAWAALMFVIGVGMILVASTGDLKLWAFYLTVVAGGAKILAFAVQYVVLRLIVTSRRRAAARA, via the coding sequence ATGAAGGACGTATTCGCCCGCCTCGGCTCCGACCTCTTCTCCGCCATCGTCTTCCTGGTCGTCTATCTCGCCACCGACAACGTCATCCTGGCGACGTCAGTGGCGATCGCCGGCGCGATCGCGCAGGTGATCCACGCCCGCATCAAGGGGCAGCAACTCAACTACATGACCTATGCGAGCCTCGCGCTCGTCGTCGGACTGGGCGGGATCACTCTGCTGACCAATGATCCCCGCTTCATGATGGCAAAGCCTTCGATCGCGCATTTCGCCATCGGCGCGATCATGCTCAAGCGCGGCTGGATGCTGCGCTACATGCCGCCGATCGTCGTCGAGACCGTTCCGGAATATGTGACGGCTGCAGGCTATGCCTGGGCGGCGCTGATGTTCGTGATCGGCGTCGGCATGATCCTCGTCGCCTCCACGGGCGATCTGAAGCTGTGGGCGTTCTACCTCACGGTGGTCGCCGGCGGCGCCAAGATCCTCGCCTTTGCCGTGCAGTATGTCGTTCTAAGGCTCATCGTCACCAGCCGCAGGCGCGCTGCAGCCCGCGCCTAA